One stretch of Schistocerca nitens isolate TAMUIC-IGC-003100 chromosome 11, iqSchNite1.1, whole genome shotgun sequence DNA includes these proteins:
- the LOC126213169 gene encoding uncharacterized protein LOC126213169 isoform X1 translates to MWAIWLSVFFFIQIENARSIHEALDIFKDWNKDWNPLYWVTDFSESEINAIEQAFPQTKVYLCLFHRKQAWGRWLKKKDNLRVPNDMKTFLDMWQEISESPTEREFRDRVAELRTHEVSRRNERAWPYFQQQWLTVCERWVKAYEDKGRFATIDTTNGVEAMNKIVKHFFLKHNSDRTLTGVTKVIINQFLPNLIRKYCLQNSAIKAYNKDVPLFLHKKTNKFAKHVMQRYASAKVELTARSVSRRSDGSFCVESAKSKNCNYVVNFDIPDCTCEDFRRYKYPCKHFCAIFIFYPEWGFDKMPESYKTSPLICLDEMYGVGFRSGSSVISNEGSSSDEAVEEAVEAAEEAVEVEEAVEVEEAVEVEEAVEAANTDGVVQTQNIPLQQFEARELCKQIYNLTYNCSNSETLQKVLESLSNCVQDLQLSNPEVGGLPLAVPSTSKQ, encoded by the coding sequence atgtgggctatttggttgtcggttttttttttcattcagattgaaaatgcaagatccattcatgaagcactagacattttcaaggactggaacaaggattggaatcccctctattgggttactgatttctcggagtcagagataaatgcaattgagcaagcattccctcagacaaaagtttacttgtgccttttccatcgaaaacaggcatggggaagatggttgaaaaaaaaggataatctacgtgtaccaaatgacatgaagacatttctggatatgtggcaagaaatttcagaatcaccaacagagagagaatttagagatcgcGTAGCAGAGTTGCGAACGCATGAGGTTTCTCGGAGAAACGAGCGTGCATGGCCATACTTTCAACAGCAATGGCTAACGGTATGTGAAAGATGGGTGAAAGCGTATGAGGACAAGGGCAGATTTGCAACTATTGACACTACAAATGGAGTTGaagccatgaacaagattgtaaaacattttttcctaaaacacaattcagacaggactttaactggggttactaaggttataataaaccagtttcttccaaacctaattagaaagtactgtctgcagaattctgccatcaaagcttataacaaagatgttccactgtttttgcataaaaaaacaaacaagtttgCGAAACATGTCATGCAGCGATATGCATCAGCAAAAGTTGAGTTAACTGCAAGATCAGTGAGTAGGAGATCGGATGGTTCGTTTTGTGTGGAGAGTGCAAagtccaaaaactgtaattatgttgtaaactttgatataccagattgcacatgtgaagattttcggagatataaatacccatgcaagcatttctgtgcaatctttattttttacccagagtggggttttgataaaatgccagaaagttataagactagtccattaatctgtcttgatgaaatgtatggggtgggctttagaagtggctcttcagtaatttcaaatgaaggcagtagtagtgacgaagctgttgaggaggcagttgaagcagctgaggaggctgtcgaggttgaggaggctgtcgaggttgaggaggctgtcgaggttgaggaggctgtcgaggcagcaaatacagatggtgttgttcaaacccagaatattcctttgcagcagtttgaagcaagggagctgtgtaaacagatttataatctcacatacaactgcagcaacagcgaaacattacaaaaagtacttgaatcactgagcaactgtgtgcaagatttgcaattatcaaatcctgaagttggtggtctcccattggcagtgccatcaacttccaaacaatag
- the LOC126213169 gene encoding uncharacterized protein LOC126213169 isoform X4 translates to MSQVYENIFCDALKDFRVSEDGLISGYCNSLEEVETLLDQLKTVGFSYCVRSSRFKEPSSDVMKSKTKHFFKQMQGHVPIPFFGCAFAVESVWSRHCVLGPKYYKSKESSVPEHLEDHVTPRKRLRIMDTRKSNCPATLNMKCIRVYPDYSMHSATEHRDTKAKVLASLQKDLALPCPPKSYLHYYLTASPASAHTHATESVEASGYMHPSLVKEIKNLVLSGMTSLKVIKLALDRFVEINFTGTHIPGQMNTTFYPTEKTIYSHIYRTLYGTNKVLFDETRLQNQVTKTRAIT, encoded by the exons ATGTCTCAGGTGTATGAAAACATCTTTTGTGACGCTCTGAAAGATTTCAGAGTTTCAGAGGATGGCCTGATTTCAGGCTATTGTAATTCGTTGGAGgag GTGGAAACACTTCTCGATCAGCTGAAAACTGTGGGGTTTTCATACTGCGTGAGAAGTAGTCGTTTTAAAGAGCCATCTTCAGATGTtatgaaaa gtaaaacaaagcatttcttcaagcaaatgcagggacatgtccctatccccttttttggttgtgcatttgcagtggagagtgtgtggtcgaggcactgtgttttggggccaaaatactataaaagtaaagagtctagtgtacctgagcacttg gaagaccatgtgactcctcgtaagagactgaggatcatggatactagaaaatccaactgcccagcaactttaaatatgaagtgtataagggtgtatcctgattacagtatgcactcagcaactgaacacagggataccaaggcaaaa gttcttgcaagtctacagaaagatttggcattgccatgcccgcctaagagctatctacattattatttgactgcttccccagcaagtgcacacacacatgctactgaaagtgttgaagcaagtgggtacatgcatccttcacttgtaaaggaaatcaaaaacttagtactcagtggcatgacatctctcaaagtcattaagttggctctagacagatttgttgaaatcaatttcactgggacacacataccaggtcaaatgaatactaccttttaccccacagagaaaactatttacagtcacatttatcggaccctttatggtacaaataaagtattgtttgacgagactagacTGCAGAATCAGGTTACAAAGACTcgagcaatcacatga
- the LOC126213169 gene encoding uncharacterized protein LOC126213169 isoform X3 — MWAIWLSVFFFIQIENARSIHEALDIFKDWNKDWNPLYWVTDFSESEINAIEQAFPQTKVYLCLFHRKQAWGRWLKKKDNLRVPNDMKTFLDMWQEISESPTEREFRDRVAELRTHEVSRRNERAWPYFQQQWLTVCERWVKAYEDKGRFATIDTTNGVEAMNKIVKHFFLKHNSDRTLTGVTKVIINQFLPNLIRKYCLQNSAIKAYNKDVPLFLHKKTNKFAKHVMQRYASAKVELTARSVSRRSDGSFCVESAKSKNCNYVVNFDIPDCTCEDFRRYKYPCKHFCAIFIFYPEWGFDKMPESYKTSPLICLDEMYGVGFRSGSSVISNEGSSSDEAVEEAVEAAEEAVEAANTDGVVQTQNIPLQQFEARELCKQIYNLTYNCSNSETLQKVLESLSNCVQDLQLSNPEVGGLPLAVPSTSKQ; from the exons atgtgggctatttggttgtcggttttttttttcattcagattgaaaatgcaagatccattcatgaagcactagacattttcaaggactggaacaaggattggaatcccctctattgggttactgatttctcggagtcagagataaatgcaattgagcaagcattccctcagacaaaagtttacttgtgccttttccatcgaaaacaggcatggggaagatggttgaaaaaaaaggataatctacgtgtaccaaatgacatgaagacatttctggatatgtggcaagaaatttcagaatcaccaacagagagagaatttagagatcgcGTAGCAGAGTTGCGAACGCATGAGGTTTCTCGGAGAAACGAGCGTGCATGGCCATACTTTCAACAGCAATGGCTAACGGTATGTGAAAGATGGGTGAAAGCGTATGAGGACAAGGGCAGATTTGCAACTATTGACACTACAAATGGAGTTGaagccatgaacaagattgtaaaacattttttcctaaaacacaattcagacaggactttaactggggttactaaggttataataaaccagtttcttccaaacctaattagaaagtactgtctgcagaattctgccatcaaagcttataacaaagatgttccactgtttttgcataaaaaaacaaacaagtttgCGAAACATGTCATGCAGCGATATGCATCAGCAAAAGTTGAGTTAACTGCAAGATCAGTGAGTAGGAGATCGGATGGTTCGTTTTGTGTGGAGAGTGCAAagtccaaaaactgtaattatgttgtaaactttgatataccagattgcacatgtgaagattttcggagatataaatacccatgcaagcatttctgtgcaatctttattttttacccagagtggggttttgataaaatgccagaaagttataagactagtccattaatctgtcttgatgaaatgtatggggtgggctttagaagtggctcttcagtaatttcaaatgaaggcagtagtagtgacgaagctgttgaggaggcagttgaagcagctgaggaggctgtcgag gcagcaaatacagatggtgttgttcaaacccagaatattcctttgcagcagtttgaagcaagggagctgtgtaaacagatttataatctcacatacaactgcagcaacagcgaaacattacaaaaagtacttgaatcactgagcaactgtgtgcaagatttgcaattatcaaatcctgaagttggtggtctcccattggcagtgccatcaacttccaaacaatag
- the LOC126213169 gene encoding uncharacterized protein LOC126213169 isoform X5, with protein sequence MSQVYENIFCDALKDFRVSEDGLISGYCNSLEEVETLLDQLKTVGFSYCVRSSRFKEPSSDVMKSKTKHFFKQMQGHVPIPFFGCAFAVESVWSRHCVLGPKYYKSKESSVPEHLEDHVTPRKRLRIMDTRKSNCPATLNMKCIRVYPDYSMHSATEHRDTKAKVLASLQKDLALPCPPKSYLHYYLTASPASAHTHATESVEAN encoded by the exons ATGTCTCAGGTGTATGAAAACATCTTTTGTGACGCTCTGAAAGATTTCAGAGTTTCAGAGGATGGCCTGATTTCAGGCTATTGTAATTCGTTGGAGgag GTGGAAACACTTCTCGATCAGCTGAAAACTGTGGGGTTTTCATACTGCGTGAGAAGTAGTCGTTTTAAAGAGCCATCTTCAGATGTtatgaaaa gtaaaacaaagcatttcttcaagcaaatgcagggacatgtccctatccccttttttggttgtgcatttgcagtggagagtgtgtggtcgaggcactgtgttttggggccaaaatactataaaagtaaagagtctagtgtacctgagcacttg gaagaccatgtgactcctcgtaagagactgaggatcatggatactagaaaatccaactgcccagcaactttaaatatgaagtgtataagggtgtatcctgattacagtatgcactcagcaactgaacacagggataccaaggcaaaa gttcttgcaagtctacagaaagatttggcattgccatgcccgcctaagagctatctacattattatttgactgcttccccagcaagtgcacacacacatgctactgaaagtgttgaagcaa attga
- the LOC126213169 gene encoding uncharacterized protein LOC126213169 isoform X2 produces MWAIWLSVFFFIQIENARSIHEALDIFKDWNKDWNPLYWVTDFSESEINAIEQAFPQTKVYLCLFHRKQAWGRWLKKKDNLRVPNDMKTFLDMWQEISESPTEREFRDRVAELRTHEVSRRNERAWPYFQQQWLTVCERWVKAYEDKGRFATIDTTNGVEAMNKIVKHFFLKHNSDRTLTGVTKVIINQFLPNLIRKYCLQNSAIKAYNKDVPLFLHKKTNKFAKHVMQRYASAKVELTARSVSRRSDGSFCVESAKSKNCNYVVNFDIPDCTCEDFRRYKYPCKHFCAIFIFYPEWGFDKMPESYKTSPLICLDEMYGVGFRSGSSVISNEGSSSDEAVEEAVEAAEEAVEVEEAVEAANTDGVVQTQNIPLQQFEARELCKQIYNLTYNCSNSETLQKVLESLSNCVQDLQLSNPEVGGLPLAVPSTSKQ; encoded by the exons atgtgggctatttggttgtcggttttttttttcattcagattgaaaatgcaagatccattcatgaagcactagacattttcaaggactggaacaaggattggaatcccctctattgggttactgatttctcggagtcagagataaatgcaattgagcaagcattccctcagacaaaagtttacttgtgccttttccatcgaaaacaggcatggggaagatggttgaaaaaaaaggataatctacgtgtaccaaatgacatgaagacatttctggatatgtggcaagaaatttcagaatcaccaacagagagagaatttagagatcgcGTAGCAGAGTTGCGAACGCATGAGGTTTCTCGGAGAAACGAGCGTGCATGGCCATACTTTCAACAGCAATGGCTAACGGTATGTGAAAGATGGGTGAAAGCGTATGAGGACAAGGGCAGATTTGCAACTATTGACACTACAAATGGAGTTGaagccatgaacaagattgtaaaacattttttcctaaaacacaattcagacaggactttaactggggttactaaggttataataaaccagtttcttccaaacctaattagaaagtactgtctgcagaattctgccatcaaagcttataacaaagatgttccactgtttttgcataaaaaaacaaacaagtttgCGAAACATGTCATGCAGCGATATGCATCAGCAAAAGTTGAGTTAACTGCAAGATCAGTGAGTAGGAGATCGGATGGTTCGTTTTGTGTGGAGAGTGCAAagtccaaaaactgtaattatgttgtaaactttgatataccagattgcacatgtgaagattttcggagatataaatacccatgcaagcatttctgtgcaatctttattttttacccagagtggggttttgataaaatgccagaaagttataagactagtccattaatctgtcttgatgaaatgtatggggtgggctttagaagtggctcttcagtaatttcaaatgaaggcagtagtagtgacgaagctgttgaggaggcagttgaagcagctgaggaggctgtcgag gttgaggaggctgtcgaggcagcaaatacagatggtgttgttcaaacccagaatattcctttgcagcagtttgaagcaagggagctgtgtaaacagatttataatctcacatacaactgcagcaacagcgaaacattacaaaaagtacttgaatcactgagcaactgtgtgcaagatttgcaattatcaaatcctgaagttggtggtctcccattggcagtgccatcaacttccaaacaatag